Proteins encoded within one genomic window of Candidatus Berkiella cookevillensis:
- a CDS encoding YjgN family protein: MSPENDLHYDATTSQVYKIWIVNILLSICTLGLYRFWGKTRLRRYMTAGFMLDGDRFEYTGDGKELFWGFVKATSLLLIISLPFFWATMEVSKMSQELEQGIENEFKSNTDHKPLSTPSTIRAKKILSSFTTDTQSHPTTNKSKPSQSINNTPAQEEMNVLQITAILIYIIYIFFFITFLPFVAVFQAIKYRASRLRYRGIRGHLIGSSLKYGIIGCCHTLLVIATLGLWKPFADLRLHQYKTTHLYFGNQIATFKPHYFKLFFYYFAFYICFVVGILCFLIPEAVAYLSPDNVPSAIMIFPIIGFILLPIGFFGLFFGYRAARNRIKYNYLSFGDIGFDCSITGWRLFKLMLGNGVIILFTLGLGYPWAMQRRQRFLAKNIKIIGDLKNSSILQAQGEKDNSGEGLSSFFDIRISLL, from the coding sequence ATGAGTCCTGAGAATGATTTACACTACGATGCAACAACAAGCCAAGTATATAAAATTTGGATAGTAAATATATTACTCAGCATCTGTACCTTGGGTCTTTATCGATTTTGGGGTAAAACAAGATTACGCCGCTACATGACAGCAGGCTTTATGCTCGATGGCGATCGATTCGAATACACAGGTGATGGCAAAGAACTATTTTGGGGATTTGTTAAAGCCACTTCTTTATTGCTGATTATTTCCCTTCCATTTTTCTGGGCGACAATGGAAGTTTCAAAAATGTCGCAAGAATTAGAACAAGGAATAGAGAATGAGTTCAAATCCAACACAGATCATAAACCACTCAGCACACCCTCAACCATAAGAGCAAAAAAAATATTAAGCTCTTTTACTACAGATACACAATCACATCCCACTACCAATAAAAGCAAACCCTCACAATCTATCAACAACACACCTGCTCAAGAAGAGATGAACGTGCTGCAGATTACAGCTATTCTTATCTATATCATTTATATCTTTTTCTTTATCACCTTTTTGCCGTTTGTCGCTGTATTTCAGGCTATCAAATATCGTGCATCCAGATTGCGTTATAGAGGTATTCGAGGGCATTTGATTGGGTCTAGTCTAAAATATGGCATCATAGGCTGCTGTCATACCTTACTGGTTATAGCAACGCTCGGATTATGGAAGCCCTTTGCCGATCTCAGACTACATCAATACAAAACAACGCATCTTTATTTTGGCAATCAGATTGCTACTTTCAAGCCACATTATTTCAAATTATTCTTTTATTATTTTGCCTTTTATATATGCTTTGTTGTCGGTATTTTATGTTTCCTTATACCTGAAGCAGTTGCATATCTTTCTCCTGACAATGTTCCAAGCGCTATTATGATATTTCCAATTATAGGCTTTATATTATTACCCATTGGTTTTTTCGGTCTATTTTTTGGATACCGTGCAGCACGTAACAGAATAAAATATAATTATCTTTCATTTGGAGATATAGGATTTGATTGCAGCATTACTGGTTGGCGATTGTTTAAACTGATGCTAGGAAATGGTGTAATCATTCTTTTCACACTTGGACTTGGATATCCATGGGCTATGCAACGCAGACAACGGTTTTTGGCAAAAAATATTAAAATAATAGGTGACTTAAAAAATTCAAGCATTCTACAAGCGCAAGGTGAAAAAGACAATTCTGGTGAAGGACTTTCTTCGTTTTTTGATATTCGTATAAGCTTATTATAA
- a CDS encoding M48 family metallopeptidase, with translation MSTTPIKARFFDGQSIKPQEANISLKADIIQISLEDKIYTWPCKELLIIERPHEGKASVIGCKNMMGARIIIEDDAFYRTLEPLVPESNIKLSHVHHPWRKISILLVVLAAIFAFVLFGIPYFAPSIARIIPHKWDNALGAFFIAETLKGSNYCTQEEGSQALQKIIHRLTEHQSLEQAFNIKVVDIHDINAFAAPGYHIIILKGLIDTANTPEEVAGVLAHEMSHSIQHHPTAGLISQLGIKIIVASAFSSFPDLGLSLVNFSYSRQKEYEADEIGVRILNEANLDASGLAKFFNTIIQHAGDSDEFSVYLSTHPSSKDRIARVKALNKIKNAEPLLTKKEWQDLRNICKKKEKIE, from the coding sequence ATGAGTACGACACCGATTAAAGCACGATTTTTTGATGGCCAATCCATTAAGCCACAAGAAGCTAATATTAGTTTAAAAGCCGATATAATCCAGATCAGCCTGGAAGATAAAATCTATACATGGCCTTGCAAAGAGTTATTAATTATAGAACGACCTCACGAAGGCAAGGCAAGTGTCATTGGCTGTAAAAACATGATGGGTGCACGTATCATCATTGAAGATGATGCTTTTTATCGCACCTTAGAGCCTCTTGTGCCTGAAAGTAATATCAAACTCTCACATGTGCATCATCCATGGCGAAAAATAAGTATACTGCTCGTTGTTTTGGCAGCAATATTTGCTTTCGTTTTATTTGGCATCCCTTATTTTGCACCAAGCATTGCACGAATCATCCCGCATAAATGGGACAATGCTTTAGGCGCATTTTTTATTGCTGAAACACTCAAAGGTAGTAATTATTGCACACAAGAAGAAGGGAGTCAGGCCTTACAAAAAATTATCCATCGACTGACAGAACATCAATCCTTAGAACAAGCCTTTAATATAAAGGTTGTTGATATTCACGATATTAATGCCTTTGCGGCACCAGGATATCATATTATTATCTTAAAAGGATTGATTGATACCGCTAACACGCCTGAAGAGGTTGCGGGTGTGCTAGCGCATGAGATGTCACACAGCATTCAACATCATCCTACCGCGGGACTTATTTCCCAACTTGGTATTAAAATTATTGTTGCCTCTGCATTTAGCAGCTTCCCTGATTTAGGGTTATCGCTTGTCAATTTTAGCTATTCTCGACAGAAAGAATATGAGGCAGATGAAATAGGGGTTCGGATTTTGAATGAGGCGAACCTTGATGCAAGTGGCTTAGCAAAATTTTTCAATACCATTATACAACATGCCGGTGATTCAGATGAATTCAGTGTGTACTTATCAACGCACCCTTCGAGCAAAGATAGAATTGCCAGAGTAAAAGCGCTGAACAAAATTAAAAATGCTGAACCACTTTTAACTAAAAAAGAATGGCAAGATTTAAGGAATATTTGCAAAAAGAAAGAGAAGATTGAGTAG
- the def gene encoding peptide deformylase, whose amino-acid sequence MTETAIETNLKIYLYSDPVFKRKNELVSEFGENLQQTHDEIKEILKIVSGKGLAAPQVGINKRFMVVTLADNQGTKLLVNPEIIKASEMDIVDMECLSFPGVKISVPRPQSITVKYQDEAGASHEIDVENELAHQFYHLIDILNNKLLADNLSKLKKERFFKKYEKWLSHEFGGHHDHDHDHDHDHDHGHVHGPGCNH is encoded by the coding sequence ATGACAGAGACTGCCATTGAGACCAATTTAAAAATTTATCTATATTCTGATCCTGTTTTCAAGAGAAAAAATGAGCTTGTTTCTGAATTTGGTGAAAACTTACAACAAACCCATGATGAAATTAAAGAAATCTTAAAAATAGTATCCGGCAAAGGCTTAGCTGCGCCCCAGGTCGGTATTAATAAGCGATTTATGGTTGTCACACTTGCAGACAATCAAGGTACAAAGCTTTTGGTCAATCCTGAGATTATAAAAGCAAGTGAGATGGATATTGTGGATATGGAATGTTTATCATTCCCTGGGGTTAAAATTTCTGTGCCAAGACCACAATCCATCACTGTTAAATATCAAGACGAAGCCGGTGCTTCTCATGAAATAGATGTTGAAAATGAACTGGCTCATCAGTTTTATCATTTGATTGATATTTTGAACAATAAATTATTAGCTGACAATTTGTCTAAATTGAAAAAAGAGCGTTTTTTCAAAAAATATGAGAAATGGTTGAGCCATGAATTTGGTGGTCATCATGATCATGACCATGATCACGACCATGACCACGATCATGGACATGTACACGGCCCAGGCTGCAATCACTAA